A single window of Venturia canescens isolate UGA chromosome 3, ASM1945775v1, whole genome shotgun sequence DNA harbors:
- the LOC122408239 gene encoding uncharacterized protein isoform X2, giving the protein MRYIHAITHGKSVKQLISSNIKNSYKMWKLVILLAVLLFNTSAAIPYPSKYDADSYNDREFIEEDETEPPWLQNWTGRWFPARPNDPTPPPKVWPSVDYAPIDHLSMGKMYDCDDGKTKLEVDWNRSNINFTCFGPRIQPDVKIDPILETVLIPPAYRAPHRCMNETIEYYEDLPVYGTHRPVYPVFGEYKFLPKQRWLHSLEHGAVVALFHPCANPLEVNLLKKMIKQCLRRHIISPYDRLDQRRPLALLAWGSRLTMSYVNPGIIRDFIRERSLRGPENIPQDGEFDEGLIRKAQVVSDFDDSMICPNM; this is encoded by the exons ATGCGTTATATTCATGCAATAACACATGGAAAATCGGTGAAACAATTGATATCATCAAATATAAAGAATTCGTATAAAATGTGGAAACTTGTTATACTGCTAGCGGTATTGTTGTTTAACACGAGTGCAGCAATACCATATCCATCTAAATACGATGCAGATTCCTATAACG ACAGGGAATTCATTGAAGAGGACGAGACGGAGCCGCCGTGGCTACAGAATTGGACAGGCCGATGGTTCCCTGCACGTCCCAATGATCCGACACCGCCCCCAAAAGTTTGGCCATCCGTCGATTATGCTCCCATTGACCATTTGTCGATgggaaaaatgtatgattGCGATGACGGAAAA ACAAAATTAGAAGTTGACTGGAATAGATCAAACATAAACTTCACTTGCTTCGGACCAAGAATTCAGCCAGATGTGAAAATTGATCCCATCCTCGAAACAGTTCTTATACCCCCGGCGTATCGA GCACCTCACAGATGCATGAACGAAACAATTGAATACTACGAAGACCTTCCTGTATA CGGAACTCATAGACCTGTATATCCAGTTTTTggagaatacaaatttttacccAAACAACGATGGCTTCATAGCCTCGAG CACGGCGCTGTTGTAGCGTTGTTCCATCCATGCGCCAATCCACTGGAGGTAAATCTCTTGAAGAAAATGATTAAACAATGTCTGAGACGCCACATTATTTCGCCGTACGACCGTCTGGACCAGCGACGT CCTCTGGCGTTACTCGCGTGGGGTTCTCGCTTGACCATGTCTTACGTCAATCCTGGAATAATCAGAGACTTCATACGGGAGCGAAGTCTCCGGGGTCCGGAAAACATTCCTCAGGACGGAGAATTCGACGAGGGTCTCATAAGAAAAGCGCAGGTCGTCAGCGATTTTGATGATTCCATGATTTGTCCAAACAtgtaa
- the LOC122408239 gene encoding uncharacterized protein isoform X1 — protein sequence MRYIHAITHGKSVKQLISSNIKNSYKMWKLVILLAVLLFNTSAAIPYPSKYDADSYNDPISDKRPRLFRSFGNSIDREFIEEDETEPPWLQNWTGRWFPARPNDPTPPPKVWPSVDYAPIDHLSMGKMYDCDDGKTKLEVDWNRSNINFTCFGPRIQPDVKIDPILETVLIPPAYRAPHRCMNETIEYYEDLPVYGTHRPVYPVFGEYKFLPKQRWLHSLEHGAVVALFHPCANPLEVNLLKKMIKQCLRRHIISPYDRLDQRRPLALLAWGSRLTMSYVNPGIIRDFIRERSLRGPENIPQDGEFDEGLIRKAQVVSDFDDSMICPNM from the exons ATGCGTTATATTCATGCAATAACACATGGAAAATCGGTGAAACAATTGATATCATCAAATATAAAGAATTCGTATAAAATGTGGAAACTTGTTATACTGCTAGCGGTATTGTTGTTTAACACGAGTGCAGCAATACCATATCCATCTAAATACGATGCAGATTCCTATAACG ATCCCATTAGTGACAAACGTCCAAGATTGTTCAGATCATTTGGGAATAGTATAGACAGGGAATTCATTGAAGAGGACGAGACGGAGCCGCCGTGGCTACAGAATTGGACAGGCCGATGGTTCCCTGCACGTCCCAATGATCCGACACCGCCCCCAAAAGTTTGGCCATCCGTCGATTATGCTCCCATTGACCATTTGTCGATgggaaaaatgtatgattGCGATGACGGAAAA ACAAAATTAGAAGTTGACTGGAATAGATCAAACATAAACTTCACTTGCTTCGGACCAAGAATTCAGCCAGATGTGAAAATTGATCCCATCCTCGAAACAGTTCTTATACCCCCGGCGTATCGA GCACCTCACAGATGCATGAACGAAACAATTGAATACTACGAAGACCTTCCTGTATA CGGAACTCATAGACCTGTATATCCAGTTTTTggagaatacaaatttttacccAAACAACGATGGCTTCATAGCCTCGAG CACGGCGCTGTTGTAGCGTTGTTCCATCCATGCGCCAATCCACTGGAGGTAAATCTCTTGAAGAAAATGATTAAACAATGTCTGAGACGCCACATTATTTCGCCGTACGACCGTCTGGACCAGCGACGT CCTCTGGCGTTACTCGCGTGGGGTTCTCGCTTGACCATGTCTTACGTCAATCCTGGAATAATCAGAGACTTCATACGGGAGCGAAGTCTCCGGGGTCCGGAAAACATTCCTCAGGACGGAGAATTCGACGAGGGTCTCATAAGAAAAGCGCAGGTCGTCAGCGATTTTGATGATTCCATGATTTGTCCAAACAtgtaa